A region from the Mesorhizobium sp. J8 genome encodes:
- the eno gene encoding phosphopyruvate hydratase has protein sequence MTAIIDIVGREILDSRGNPTVEVDVVLEDGSMGRAAVPSGASTGAHEAVELRDGGPRYLGKGVQRAVEAVNGELFEAIGGMEAENQIHIDQTMIELDGTPNKSRLGANAILGVSLAVAKAAAEAAGLPLYRYVGGTKAHILPVPMMNIINGGAHADNPIDFQEFMILPVGAPTLRDGVRWGSEIFHTLRKKLKDAGHNTNVGDEGGFAPNLKSAPAALDFIMESIEKAGFKPGEDVALGLDCAATEFFKDGNYVYEGEKKTRDPKAQAKYLAKLAADYPIVTIEDGLAEDDWEGWKILTDLIGKKIQLVGDDLFVTNTARLRDGIRMGVANSILVKVNQIGSLTETLDAVETAHKAGYTAVMSHRSGETEDSTIADLAVATNCGQIKTGSLSRSDRMAKYNQLIRIEEELGKQARYAGKLVIKG, from the coding sequence ATGACCGCCATCATCGACATTGTCGGGCGTGAAATCCTGGACAGCCGTGGCAATCCGACCGTCGAGGTCGACGTGGTGCTGGAGGACGGCTCGATGGGCCGCGCCGCCGTGCCGTCCGGCGCATCGACCGGCGCGCATGAGGCGGTCGAATTGCGCGACGGCGGGCCGCGGTATCTCGGCAAGGGCGTCCAGCGCGCGGTCGAGGCCGTGAACGGCGAGCTGTTCGAGGCGATCGGCGGCATGGAGGCCGAGAACCAGATCCATATCGACCAGACGATGATCGAGCTCGACGGCACGCCCAACAAGAGCCGCCTCGGCGCCAACGCGATCCTCGGCGTATCGCTGGCGGTCGCCAAGGCCGCGGCCGAAGCCGCCGGCCTGCCGCTCTACCGCTATGTCGGCGGCACCAAGGCGCACATCCTGCCGGTGCCGATGATGAACATCATCAATGGCGGTGCCCATGCCGACAATCCGATCGATTTCCAGGAATTCATGATCCTGCCCGTCGGTGCGCCGACGCTGCGCGATGGCGTGCGCTGGGGTTCGGAGATATTCCACACGCTTCGCAAGAAACTCAAGGACGCCGGCCACAACACCAATGTCGGCGACGAGGGCGGTTTTGCTCCCAACCTGAAGAGCGCGCCGGCGGCGCTCGATTTCATCATGGAATCGATCGAGAAGGCCGGCTTCAAGCCGGGCGAGGATGTCGCGCTCGGCCTCGACTGCGCGGCGACCGAGTTCTTCAAGGACGGCAACTATGTCTATGAGGGCGAGAAGAAGACCCGTGACCCCAAGGCGCAGGCCAAATACCTCGCCAAGCTGGCTGCCGACTATCCGATCGTCACCATCGAGGACGGCCTTGCCGAGGACGATTGGGAGGGCTGGAAGATCCTGACCGACCTGATCGGCAAGAAGATCCAGCTCGTCGGCGACGACCTCTTCGTCACCAACACGGCTCGGCTGCGCGACGGCATCCGCATGGGCGTCGCCAATTCGATCCTGGTCAAGGTCAACCAGATCGGCTCGCTGACCGAGACGCTCGACGCGGTCGAGACCGCGCACAAGGCCGGCTACACCGCCGTCATGTCGCACCGCTCGGGCGAGACCGAGGATTCGACCATCGCCGACCTCGCCGTCGCCACCAATTGCGGACAGATCAAGACCGGTTCCTTGTCGCGCTCCGACCGCATGGCCAAGTACAACCAGCTTATCCGCATCGAGGAAGAGCTCGGCAAGCAGGCGCGTTACGCCGGCAAGTTGGTGATCAAGGGCTGA